A window of Campylobacter ureolyticus contains these coding sequences:
- a CDS encoding DUF475 domain-containing protein — protein MKIFYSSFVVMIFGLLISFFIGNFKAVYICFLLAILEVSLSFDNAVVNAKILNQMNEVWRKRFIIFGIPIAVFGMRFLFPLLIVSIFSGHSMLQTLNFAINSPELYHEALSQNKDEIYIFGGAFLMMVFFDFFFDSQRKIHWLEFIENNKIIEFFKKFANINLILAIFLGLIFMQKTSNLTYGLCFFSAIFIHLLISSLNETFSSGSVRNGIIGFLYLEVLDASFSFDGVIGAFALSENIFIIMIGLGIGAMFVRSITIYLVEKKTLLKFAYLDHGAHYAILALSIIMFIQVFYEVSEIITGTIGFLFIFLAFLSSIYKNRCDNLQAKVD, from the coding sequence ATGAAAATATTTTATTCATCATTTGTAGTGATGATTTTTGGACTTTTAATAAGTTTTTTTATAGGAAATTTCAAGGCTGTTTATATCTGTTTCTTGCTTGCTATTTTGGAAGTTAGCCTTAGTTTTGATAATGCGGTTGTAAATGCAAAAATCTTAAACCAAATGAATGAAGTATGGAGAAAGAGATTTATTATCTTTGGTATTCCGATTGCTGTTTTTGGAATGAGGTTTTTATTTCCACTTCTTATAGTTTCTATTTTTTCGGGACATTCAATGCTTCAAACTCTAAATTTTGCTATTAATTCACCTGAATTATATCATGAGGCTTTAAGTCAAAATAAAGATGAAATCTATATTTTTGGTGGAGCATTTTTAATGATGGTGTTTTTCGATTTTTTCTTTGATAGCCAGAGGAAAATACATTGGTTAGAGTTTATAGAAAATAATAAAATTATTGAATTTTTTAAAAAATTTGCAAATATAAATTTGATTTTAGCGATTTTTTTAGGACTTATTTTTATGCAAAAAACTTCAAATTTAACTTATGGACTTTGCTTTTTTTCTGCCATTTTTATACATTTGTTAATATCATCTTTAAATGAGACTTTTAGTTCAGGAAGTGTTAGAAATGGAATTATTGGGTTTTTATATTTGGAGGTTTTGGATGCAAGTTTTAGTTTTGATGGCGTAATTGGAGCATTTGCTTTAAGTGAAAATATCTTTATTATTATGATAGGCCTTGGAATTGGCGCTATGTTTGTAAGAAGCATAACAATATACTTGGTTGAGAAAAAAACTCTTTTAAAATTTGCATATTTAGACCATGGCGCACATTATGCGATACTTGCACTTTCTATTATAATGTTTATACAAGTTTTTTACGAGGTTAGTGAAATCATAACTGGAACCATAGGATTTTTATTTATTTTTTTAGCTTTTTTAAGCTCTATTTATAAAAATAGATGCGATAATTTGCAAGCAAAAGTTGATTAA
- a CDS encoding FtsX-like permease family protein, giving the protein MNFFKLFVADFKKDFWLISIMILLISVTLCLSLLSILSERSLRLGSASAADKFDLVIGAKGSEVQLVLSSVFLKPASLDLIDSKILDDLKKDQRVKWASPVGFGDFYKDFPVIGISKEMISADMKSGKNLNAMFDAVVGIDTGLKIGDTFSPMHGHFKEAGAHLHENIVYEVVGIKKRDNSAWDKSILVNIEAVWHAHADHEHSHGHSHEHESEHLHENHHDDHLTIVNNLDSDDINYTNETNKQTHNKHINNHDKTELMHANKLGIPAIVVKPISFIAAYQLRQDYKNKDDTIAVFPGEILAWLYSLLGDTKSWLLTISTSLQVLAFMLVFGLSFLFINQKRAMIIELRVFGANVFRIMAYVWAQLISIILSGIIIGTILGFLLTKVVSSILGDKLGFSLITKFECSDFVFLAFIFLVSAVLCFIPVIKIYKISLANSLKDN; this is encoded by the coding sequence ATGAATTTTTTTAAGCTTTTTGTAGCGGATTTTAAAAAAGATTTTTGGCTAATTAGCATAATGATACTTTTAATCTCAGTAACCTTATGTCTTAGTTTATTAAGTATTTTAAGCGAGAGATCACTTCGTCTTGGCTCAGCTAGCGCGGCTGATAAATTTGACCTAGTAATTGGCGCAAAAGGAAGTGAGGTTCAACTTGTTTTAAGTTCAGTTTTTTTAAAACCTGCCTCGCTTGATTTGATTGATTCAAAAATTTTAGATGATTTAAAAAAAGATCAAAGAGTAAAATGGGCATCACCAGTTGGCTTTGGAGATTTTTATAAAGATTTTCCAGTTATTGGCATCTCAAAAGAGATGATTAGTGCAGACATGAAAAGTGGAAAAAATTTAAATGCGATGTTTGATGCCGTTGTTGGAATAGATACTGGACTTAAAATAGGAGATACTTTTAGTCCAATGCATGGACATTTTAAAGAAGCTGGAGCTCATTTGCACGAAAATATAGTTTATGAAGTTGTTGGCATTAAAAAAAGAGACAACTCAGCTTGGGATAAATCAATTTTAGTAAATATAGAAGCTGTCTGGCACGCACACGCAGACCATGAACATTCACACGGACATTCTCATGAGCACGAAAGTGAGCATTTACACGAAAATCATCACGATGATCACCTCACAATTGTAAATAACCTTGATAGTGATGATATCAACTATACTAACGAAACTAACAAACAAACTCACAATAAACATATCAATAACCACGATAAAACCGAGCTAATGCACGCTAACAAGTTAGGAATTCCAGCAATTGTTGTAAAGCCTATTAGTTTTATAGCAGCGTATCAACTAAGGCAAGATTATAAAAATAAAGATGATACAATAGCTGTTTTTCCAGGTGAAATTTTAGCGTGGCTTTACTCACTTTTAGGCGATACAAAAAGTTGGCTTTTAACCATTTCAACCTCACTTCAAGTTTTAGCCTTTATGCTTGTTTTTGGACTTTCATTTTTATTTATAAATCAAAAAAGAGCTATGATAATTGAACTTAGAGTTTTTGGTGCAAATGTGTTTAGAATAATGGCATATGTATGGGCGCAACTAATTAGCATAATCTTATCTGGCATAATAATTGGCACTATTTTAGGATTTTTGCTAACAAAAGTAGTATCTTCAATTCTTGGAGATAAGCTTGGATTTAGCTTGATAACTAAATTTGAATGTAGCGATTTTGTATTTTTAGCTTTTATATTTTTAGTTTCAGCTGTGCTTTGTTTTATACCTGTTATTAAAATTTATAAAATTTCACTCGCAAATTCCTTAAAAGATAACTAA
- a CDS encoding GNAT family N-acetyltransferase → MVRKARPSDAKKCVKILDLAMDDISGVILNETDYDKKIEKFETFFRAKNNRLSYENTIVYEDENGNICGAMIFYKGYESDFLDAVFNERLKQLGSKNLTKKECEDDEFYIDSVAVDPKFRGKGYFKALMNEAIQIAKNSDLKKMSLVTHTPELYTKFGFKFHDNLDIYGEVYQKMIKAL, encoded by the coding sequence ATGGTAAGAAAAGCAAGGCCAAGCGATGCAAAAAAATGCGTTAAAATACTTGATTTGGCAATGGATGACATTAGCGGAGTGATTTTAAATGAAACAGACTATGATAAAAAAATAGAAAAATTTGAAACTTTTTTTAGAGCTAAAAATAATCGCCTGTCATATGAAAATACAATAGTGTATGAAGATGAAAACGGAAATATCTGTGGGGCTATGATATTTTACAAAGGATATGAAAGTGACTTTTTAGACGCAGTTTTTAATGAAAGGTTAAAACAACTTGGCTCTAAAAATTTGACAAAAAAAGAGTGTGAAGATGATGAATTTTATATAGATAGTGTTGCAGTTGATCCAAAATTTAGAGGCAAAGGATATTTTAAAGCTTTAATGAATGAAGCTATACAAATAGCCAAAAACTCTGATCTTAAAAAAATGAGCTTAGTTACTCACACCCCTGAACTTTATACAAAATTCGGTTTTAAATTTCACGATAACTTAGATATCTATGGAGAAGTTTATCAAAAAATGATTAAGGCACTTTAA
- a CDS encoding ATP-binding protein: MENLNYLYENPPIFQNKIARKIKINSDKALICGQLNSGKSQILLNLLFENQKDEILYIDLDDLRLNFDEADFLKFLNLNKKIKFIGIDNLKTNDSKLLKIIENLSSRNTNIKNIYLTTRQKSLNLNDFKKYNLNMLDFEEFIALEGKTNDLGAMFSEFLTRGNSINDKISIQNNLKANYSENELLVLLECAKFVNQNFSTNKIYTNLKEFYKISKDKVYEAVFKFEDEGIIKFVPKFKSTSKRIYFGDFAFMDNLSYKKHFIKKLQNALLCELLTLDREIYFTDDFDFYLPNKNLQNQNLAFLIIPFTTSGFIYLKFKKLFEKLKKMRISKLYAITMGNEESFTIEGIKCEITPFWQYALSI; encoded by the coding sequence ATGGAAAATTTAAATTATCTTTATGAAAACCCACCAATTTTTCAAAATAAAATTGCTAGAAAAATTAAAATTAATAGTGACAAGGCTTTAATTTGCGGTCAACTAAACTCAGGCAAAAGTCAAATTTTATTAAATCTGCTTTTTGAAAATCAAAAAGATGAAATTTTATACATAGATCTTGATGATTTGCGTCTAAATTTTGACGAAGCTGATTTTTTAAAATTTTTAAATTTAAATAAAAAAATTAAATTTATTGGAATTGACAATCTAAAAACCAATGATTCAAAGCTCTTAAAAATAATTGAAAACCTAAGCTCTAGAAATACAAATATAAAAAATATTTATCTTACAACAAGACAAAAATCATTAAATTTAAATGATTTTAAAAAATACAACTTAAATATGCTTGATTTTGAAGAGTTTATTGCACTTGAAGGAAAAACTAATGATCTTGGGGCAATGTTTAGCGAATTTTTAACAAGAGGAAATAGCATAAATGATAAAATTTCAATTCAAAATAATCTTAAAGCAAATTATAGTGAAAATGAACTTTTAGTACTTTTAGAGTGCGCTAAATTTGTAAATCAAAATTTTAGTACAAACAAAATTTATACAAATCTAAAAGAATTTTATAAAATTTCAAAAGATAAAGTTTATGAGGCTGTTTTTAAGTTTGAGGATGAAGGGATTATCAAATTTGTACCAAAATTTAAATCAACCTCTAAAAGAATTTATTTTGGAGATTTTGCTTTTATGGATAATTTAAGCTATAAAAAACATTTTATTAAAAAACTTCAAAATGCTCTATTATGTGAACTTTTAACGCTTGATAGAGAAATTTATTTTACGGATGATTTTGACTTTTACTTGCCAAATAAAAATTTGCAAAATCAAAATTTAGCTTTTTTAATCATCCCCTTTACAACAAGCGGGTTTATATATTTAAAATTTAAAAAACTTTTTGAAAAACTAAAAAAAATGAGAATTTCAAAACTTTATGCAATAACAATGGGAAATGAGGAAAGTTTTACAATAGAGGGCATAAAGTGTGAAATAACACCGTTTTGGCAATATGCTTTAAGCATTTAA
- a CDS encoding alkaline phosphatase yields MKKFSLVAVLFLTSISSVFGAKIYPLDRAELVADSKFDIKVEFNKELNLEDAKVEINGKSLKDTFGDKIEFIQNEEGLGSTIWVRDITLPKGNYEVVASGDGKDEKVKWEMFESKKPLAKNVIFIVGDGLSVAHRTAARLMIGGSTEGKVNKNLAMDDMTYAAFLGIGAQDSIGTDSANTMSAFMSGQKSAVNSMGSFTSRSSNPFNHPKFINIGELIKLHSSKSLGIVTDAEVEDATPAAVVAHTRARAKKAEIVDQMFSLKPDVILGGGSAYFLPQSTPGSKRKDDKNYIDEFKNAGYSLATNATELSKIDTKNTDKLLGLFHTGNLNTIVDIKFLKENGVTKNFPDQPELPDMAKTALDILSKNKDGFFLMVESAHIDKASHPLDWERAVMCTIMLDKVVKMALDFQKENPDTLIVVVGDHTHPISVIGTIDDNKPGDKMREKVGIYQHAGFPTYEDKDNDGYPDRLDVDVRLAVFFAAFPDYYETFRPKLDKQFVPAIKNEKGKYIANEEYKNVKGAVFREGNLPTFEGTGIHAVDDMIVLGEGPGANKFKGYMENTEVFRVLVETLGIKPKKD; encoded by the coding sequence ATGAAAAAATTTTCATTAGTTGCGGTTTTATTTTTAACAAGTATAAGTTCTGTTTTTGGAGCGAAAATTTATCCGCTTGATAGAGCTGAATTAGTTGCAGATTCTAAATTTGATATAAAAGTCGAGTTTAATAAAGAGCTGAATTTAGAAGATGCAAAAGTTGAAATAAACGGCAAAAGTTTAAAGGATACATTTGGTGATAAGATAGAATTCATCCAAAATGAAGAAGGGCTTGGCTCAACTATTTGGGTTAGAGATATTACCTTACCAAAAGGAAACTATGAAGTAGTTGCAAGTGGCGATGGCAAGGACGAAAAAGTAAAATGGGAAATGTTTGAGAGCAAAAAACCATTAGCAAAAAATGTTATTTTTATCGTTGGAGATGGACTTTCAGTAGCTCATAGAACTGCTGCAAGACTTATGATAGGTGGCTCAACCGAAGGAAAAGTTAATAAAAATTTAGCAATGGATGATATGACTTATGCTGCATTTTTAGGTATTGGTGCACAAGATAGTATCGGAACTGATTCAGCTAATACGATGTCAGCATTTATGAGTGGTCAAAAATCAGCTGTAAATAGTATGGGAAGCTTTACATCTAGATCAAGCAATCCATTTAATCATCCTAAATTTATAAATATCGGTGAACTTATAAAACTTCATTCAAGTAAATCACTTGGAATTGTAACTGATGCAGAAGTTGAAGACGCTACTCCAGCAGCTGTTGTAGCTCATACTAGAGCAAGAGCCAAAAAAGCTGAGATAGTTGATCAAATGTTTTCATTAAAACCTGATGTTATTTTAGGTGGAGGTTCAGCTTATTTTTTACCACAATCAACTCCTGGCTCAAAAAGAAAAGATGATAAAAACTATATCGATGAGTTTAAAAATGCAGGTTATAGCCTCGCTACAAATGCTACTGAACTTAGTAAAATAGATACTAAAAACACAGATAAACTTCTTGGACTTTTCCATACTGGAAATTTAAATACAATAGTTGATATTAAATTCTTAAAAGAAAATGGGGTAACTAAAAACTTCCCAGACCAACCAGAACTTCCAGATATGGCAAAAACTGCACTTGATATCTTGTCAAAAAACAAAGATGGTTTTTTCCTAATGGTAGAATCAGCTCATATTGATAAAGCATCTCATCCACTTGATTGGGAAAGAGCAGTGATGTGTACAATTATGCTTGATAAAGTCGTAAAAATGGCGCTTGATTTTCAAAAAGAAAATCCAGATACTTTAATAGTTGTAGTTGGTGATCACACTCATCCAATCTCAGTTATTGGAACTATTGATGACAATAAACCAGGTGATAAAATGAGAGAAAAAGTTGGAATTTATCAACATGCTGGCTTTCCAACATATGAAGATAAAGATAATGACGGATATCCTGATAGACTTGATGTGGATGTTCGTTTAGCGGTATTTTTTGCTGCGTTTCCAGACTATTACGAAACATTTAGACCAAAACTTGATAAACAGTTCGTTCCTGCTATAAAAAATGAAAAAGGCAAGTATATAGCAAATGAAGAGTATAAAAATGTTAAAGGTGCAGTATTTAGAGAGGGCAATTTGCCAACATTTGAAGGAACTGGAATCCACGCAGTTGATGACATGATAGTTTTAGGCGAAGGTCCTGGAGCTAATAAATTTAAAGGATATATGGAAAATACGGAAGTTTTTAGAGTGTTAGTCGAAACTCTTGGCATAAAACCTAAAAAAGACTAA
- the rplB gene encoding 50S ribosomal protein L2: MSVKHYKPYTPSRRFMSGLSSDDITAKASVRSLLKKVPATTGRNHNGRITSRHKQAGAKKLYRIIDFKRSKFGIEGKVEAIEYDPNRNCRIALISYKDGEKRYIIQPNGLKVGDVIASAESGLDIKPGNAMKLKSIPLGTILHNIELKPGKGAQMARSAGGYAQLMGKEEKYVVLRLPSGEMRRVLAECMATIGEVGNEEWANVVIGKAGRNRHLGIRPQTRGSAMNPVDHPHGGGEGKKNSGRHPVTPWGQPTKGLKTRRKKASDKLIISRRKGK, from the coding sequence ATGTCAGTAAAACATTATAAACCATATACTCCAAGTAGAAGATTTATGAGTGGTTTAAGCAGTGATGATATAACTGCAAAAGCAAGTGTAAGATCACTTCTTAAAAAAGTTCCTGCAACTACTGGAAGAAACCACAATGGAAGAATAACTTCAAGACATAAACAAGCCGGAGCTAAAAAACTTTATAGAATTATTGATTTTAAAAGAAGTAAATTTGGCATTGAGGGTAAAGTAGAGGCTATTGAGTACGATCCAAATAGAAATTGTAGAATTGCATTAATTAGCTACAAAGATGGTGAAAAAAGATATATTATTCAACCAAATGGCTTAAAAGTTGGCGATGTTATCGCTTCTGCTGAAAGTGGTCTTGATATAAAACCAGGCAATGCTATGAAACTAAAAAGCATCCCTCTTGGAACAATTTTACATAATATTGAGCTAAAACCTGGCAAAGGTGCACAGATGGCAAGAAGTGCTGGTGGATATGCTCAACTTATGGGTAAAGAAGAAAAATATGTTGTATTAAGATTGCCAAGCGGTGAAATGAGAAGAGTTTTAGCTGAGTGTATGGCAACTATTGGTGAAGTTGGAAATGAAGAATGGGCAAATGTTGTTATCGGTAAAGCTGGTAGAAATAGACATTTAGGAATTCGCCCTCAAACAAGAGGTAGTGCGATGAACCCTGTTGATCACCCACACGGCGGTGGTGAAGGTAAGAAGAACTCAGGTCGTCATCCAGTTACTCCATGGGGACAACCAACCAAGGGTCTTAAGACTAGACGCAAAAAAGCTAGTGATAAACTTATAATTTCAAGAAGGAAAGGAAAATAG
- a CDS encoding 50S ribosomal protein L23 — MADITDIKTILYTEKTLDLQESGVVVIQTSTDVTKNKLKAILKEYFGITPLKINSLKMDGKVKRFRGRIGTRNSYKKFYVKLPEGASLESIGA; from the coding sequence ATGGCAGATATAACAGATATAAAAACGATTCTTTATACAGAAAAAACTTTAGACCTTCAAGAAAGTGGTGTGGTTGTTATTCAAACATCAACAGATGTAACTAAAAATAAACTAAAAGCTATATTAAAAGAGTATTTTGGAATCACACCTTTAAAGATAAATTCATTAAAAATGGATGGTAAAGTTAAAAGATTTAGAGGAAGAATTGGCACAAGAAATAGTTATAAAAAATTCTATGTTAAACTTCCTGAAGGTGCAAGCCTAGAAAGTATAGGAGCATAA
- the rplV gene encoding 50S ribosomal protein L22, whose protein sequence is MSKSIIKFVRISPTKTRLIAKQIQGMNAEFALATLEFTPNRGAKYIANAISSAVANGGYEPEEVIVSSCRVDAGPVLKRFRPRARGSASKIRKPTSHIMVEVSKLQKKEA, encoded by the coding sequence ATGAGTAAATCAATTATTAAATTTGTTCGTATTTCTCCGACAAAGACTAGACTTATAGCAAAACAAATTCAAGGTATGAATGCGGAATTTGCTCTTGCAACATTGGAATTTACACCAAATCGTGGCGCAAAATATATTGCTAATGCTATATCAAGTGCCGTTGCAAATGGTGGATATGAGCCAGAAGAAGTTATAGTTAGTTCATGCAGAGTAGATGCAGGTCCTGTTCTAAAAAGATTTAGACCTAGAGCAAGAGGATCAGCTAGCAAGATTAGAAAACCTACTTCTCATATAATGGTAGAAGTTTCAAAATTACAAAAGAAGGAAGCGTAA
- a CDS encoding ABC transporter ATP-binding protein: MDLKIKNLTIKAKNEEKPILEVENFHLKSGENLIVSGESGAGKTTFLNLISLIEIPTSGEIWWDKTKISSLNEAKKDEFRSQNFGIVMQNFHLIKNLSAIENILLLNLFLTNKRVSKEFALSLLKEVGVNNPNLKLKFYSRGQMQRIAIIRALATNPKVLILDEPTASLDTKNSKMIINLLINFTNITNTTMIIATHDENIKNSFKNILDIKKGVPIKW; encoded by the coding sequence ATGGATTTAAAAATAAAAAATTTAACTATAAAAGCAAAAAATGAAGAAAAGCCTATTTTAGAGGTTGAAAATTTTCACCTAAAAAGTGGTGAAAATTTGATAGTAAGTGGTGAAAGCGGTGCTGGAAAAACTACTTTTTTAAATTTAATTTCTCTTATAGAAATTCCAACTAGTGGTGAAATTTGGTGGGATAAAACAAAAATTTCAAGCCTTAATGAGGCAAAAAAAGACGAATTTAGAAGTCAAAATTTTGGCATTGTAATGCAAAATTTTCATCTAATTAAAAATTTAAGTGCCATAGAAAATATTCTGCTTTTAAATTTGTTTTTAACTAACAAGCGTGTTAGTAAAGAATTTGCACTATCTCTTTTAAAAGAAGTTGGAGTAAATAATCCAAATTTAAAACTTAAATTTTACTCACGAGGACAAATGCAAAGAATAGCTATTATCAGGGCTTTAGCAACCAATCCAAAAGTATTAATTTTAGATGAGCCAACAGCAAGTTTGGATACAAAAAACTCAAAAATGATTATAAATTTACTAATAAATTTTACTAACATAACTAACACAACAATGATAATTGCCACTCATGATGAAAATATAAAAAATAGTTTTAAAAATATTTTAGATATTAAAAAAGGTGTGCCAATAAAGTGGTAA
- the rpsJ gene encoding 30S ribosomal protein S10, whose amino-acid sequence MERIRLKLKAYDHRVLDRTVTAIVEAVKRTGADVRGPVPMPTKIKRYTVLKSPHVNKDSREQFEIRIHTRMLDIVAATPETVDSLTKLDLAPEVNVEVRAMGNKG is encoded by the coding sequence ATGGAAAGAATTAGGTTAAAGTTAAAAGCTTACGACCATAGAGTTTTAGATAGAACAGTTACAGCAATAGTAGAAGCTGTCAAAAGAACAGGTGCGGATGTCAGAGGTCCAGTGCCTATGCCTACAAAGATCAAACGCTATACAGTCTTAAAATCTCCACACGTAAATAAAGATTCAAGAGAGCAGTTTGAGATAAGAATTCACACCCGTATGCTTGATATCGTTGCAGCAACTCCTGAGACTGTAGATTCACTTACAAAATTGGATCTTGCACCAGAAGTTAATGTTGAAGTTCGTGCAATGGGTAATAAGGGGTAA
- a CDS encoding ribonuclease HII, whose protein sequence is MKICGIDEAGRGCLAGDLCMAGVVLDKEIDGLKDSKKISEKKRVVLFNEICKNAKFKIVTFTSQDVDKIGLSECLKNGLLEILNYFGDEFEYIYDGNTNFKVQKIKTMIKADALIKEVSAASILAKVTRDENLKTANKKYPEYGFLKHKGYATKAHIEAILKYGYTNFHRLTYEVKALKNVSKNKF, encoded by the coding sequence ATGAAAATTTGCGGCATTGATGAAGCTGGGCGCGGATGCTTGGCAGGTGATTTATGTATGGCTGGAGTTGTTTTAGATAAAGAGATAGATGGTCTAAAAGATAGTAAAAAGATAAGCGAGAAAAAAAGAGTAGTTCTTTTTAATGAAATTTGTAAAAATGCAAAATTTAAAATTGTTACTTTTACAAGCCAAGATGTTGATAAAATAGGGCTTTCAGAGTGTTTAAAAAATGGGCTTTTAGAAATTTTGAATTATTTCGGGGATGAGTTTGAATATATTTATGATGGAAATACAAATTTTAAAGTCCAAAAAATAAAAACTATGATAAAAGCTGATGCACTAATAAAAGAGGTAAGTGCAGCAAGTATTTTAGCTAAAGTCACAAGAGATGAAAATTTAAAAACGGCTAATAAAAAATACCCAGAATATGGTTTTTTAAAACATAAAGGATACGCTACAAAAGCACATATTGAAGCTATTTTAAAATACGGATATACAAATTTTCATAGGCTTACTTATGAAGTAAAAGCATTAAAAAATGTAAGCAAAAATAAATTTTAA
- the rplC gene encoding 50S ribosomal protein L3, with amino-acid sequence MEYIVEKIGMSRTVDRVSLPVSLLRVINTKVCEVGENNKAIVAYASGKSNNKTIAGQQKKYSLSKEFNKFASLEVANSEIGDQDMTPLDGAKVIKASFNTKGKGYQGVMKRHGFAGGPKSHGSRFHRRSGSIGNCEWPGRVQPGRKMPGQTGNVKVTVKNEVVSFDKDNGVLVVKGSVPGFNGAMGRIRIVK; translated from the coding sequence ATGGAATATATAGTAGAAAAGATAGGTATGAGCAGAACCGTTGATAGAGTTAGCCTACCAGTTAGTCTGCTAAGAGTTATAAACACCAAAGTTTGTGAAGTTGGTGAAAATAATAAAGCCATTGTTGCTTATGCAAGTGGTAAATCTAATAATAAAACTATAGCAGGACAACAAAAAAAATATAGTCTAAGTAAAGAGTTCAATAAATTTGCTAGCTTAGAAGTAGCAAATAGCGAAATAGGCGACCAAGATATGACTCCTTTAGATGGGGCAAAAGTTATAAAAGCAAGCTTTAATACTAAAGGTAAAGGTTATCAAGGTGTTATGAAAAGACATGGTTTTGCAGGCGGTCCAAAATCTCACGGAAGTAGATTTCACAGAAGATCAGGATCAATTGGTAACTGTGAGTGGCCAGGACGCGTTCAGCCTGGTAGAAAAATGCCTGGACAAACAGGAAATGTAAAAGTTACAGTTAAAAACGAAGTTGTTAGCTTTGATAAAGACAATGGTGTTTTAGTTGTAAAAGGTTCTGTTCCTGGATTTAATGGTGCAATGGGTAGAATAAGGATAGTAAAATGA
- the rplD gene encoding 50S ribosomal protein L4 — protein MSKVAVFNEKLENAGEIELPVKYSEVNPHNLYLYVKSYLAAVRSNTAHTKTRSEVSGGGKKPWRQKGRGGARAGSTRTNVWVGGAVSFGPSNERNYTQKINKKQKRLALERALFERAEQGKIFAVESIDIESGKTKDANSFINNFKVRDALIVGDLSSVDSLESAKRIQNTFLAYRNLTNCYAIDVSEINAYLVKVYSAVIIEKSALDKIIKEG, from the coding sequence ATGAGTAAAGTAGCAGTATTTAATGAAAAGCTTGAAAATGCAGGCGAGATAGAACTTCCTGTAAAATATAGCGAAGTAAATCCACACAACTTATATTTATATGTAAAATCATACCTTGCAGCTGTTAGATCAAATACAGCTCATACTAAAACAAGATCTGAAGTAAGTGGTGGTGGTAAAAAACCATGGCGCCAAAAAGGTCGTGGCGGTGCGAGAGCTGGCTCAACTAGAACGAATGTTTGGGTTGGTGGTGCAGTATCTTTTGGACCAAGCAATGAAAGAAACTACACTCAAAAAATCAATAAAAAACAAAAAAGACTTGCACTTGAAAGAGCACTTTTTGAAAGAGCCGAGCAAGGTAAAATTTTTGCTGTTGAAAGTATTGACATAGAGTCAGGCAAAACAAAAGATGCTAATAGTTTCATCAATAACTTTAAAGTTAGAGATGCTTTAATTGTTGGAGACTTATCATCTGTTGATAGTTTAGAAAGTGCAAAAAGAATTCAAAATACATTCTTAGCATATAGAAATTTAACAAATTGCTATGCTATTGATGTAAGTGAAATAAATGCTTATTTAGTAAAAGTATATAGTGCGGTTATTATTGAAAAATCGGCACTTGATAAGATAATAAAAGAGGGTTAA
- the rpsS gene encoding 30S ribosomal protein S19, which produces MARSLKKGPFVDDHVMKKVEVAKKAKDNKPIKTWSRRSTIVPEMIGLTFNVHNGKSFIPVYITEHHIGYKLGEFAPTRTFKGHRGSVQKKIGK; this is translated from the coding sequence ATGGCTAGATCACTCAAAAAAGGTCCTTTCGTTGATGATCATGTAATGAAAAAGGTAGAAGTTGCTAAAAAAGCAAAAGATAATAAGCCGATTAAAACTTGGTCAAGAAGAAGCACGATTGTACCTGAAATGATTGGACTTACATTTAATGTTCATAACGGTAAAAGTTTTATACCTGTGTATATTACAGAGCATCATATAGGTTATAAATTAGGTGAGTTTGCTCCAACAAGAACTTTTAAAGGCCACCGTGGCTCAGTTCAAAAGAAAATCGGTAAATAG